The following proteins are encoded in a genomic region of Neisseria perflava:
- a CDS encoding hemolysin family protein: MNIFEALLLLCLLIVISAFVSCSELALASARKIKLQVMAKDGGDTRALDVINMQQQPGSFITVVQIGLNAVAILAGIVGEAAIRPYFGKLLENAGSWGSTVASLLTFSLVTGSFILIADLMPKRMAMTHPEAVAVRIVRPMMFLIFILKPLVWVFDGLANAIFKLFKISTVRQEQLTSEDIYAVVDAGAQAGVLKEQEHYLIENIFDMQERTVTSTMSTREYIAYFDKHDDSDTVLEMMSDKPHNKFLVCDGDLERVIGYIESHTLLTLFLKEKDVRLTDKRVLRKALFIPDTLSLYDVLETFKTSGEDFAVVVNEYALVVGVVTLKDVMSIVMGELVNTEEEPQIIRRTEDTWLVDGATPLTDVMRALDIEEFPNSENYETIAGFMMYSLRKIPKRTDFLVYAGYKFEIIDTENLKIDQLLVSKQGNMVGKI, encoded by the coding sequence ATGAATATTTTTGAAGCCTTACTATTATTGTGCCTGCTGATTGTCATTAGCGCGTTTGTATCCTGTTCCGAACTCGCGCTTGCTTCGGCACGCAAAATCAAATTACAGGTCATGGCGAAAGACGGCGGCGATACGCGTGCGCTTGATGTAATCAATATGCAGCAGCAGCCGGGCAGTTTTATTACCGTTGTCCAAATCGGATTGAACGCCGTCGCCATTCTTGCCGGTATCGTTGGCGAGGCGGCAATACGTCCTTATTTTGGCAAACTATTGGAGAATGCAGGCAGTTGGGGCAGCACAGTTGCCTCTTTGCTGACTTTCTCGCTGGTTACAGGCAGCTTTATTTTAATTGCCGACCTGATGCCCAAGCGTATGGCAATGACCCATCCCGAAGCGGTGGCGGTACGCATTGTGCGTCCGATGATGTTTCTGATTTTTATCTTAAAACCCCTTGTCTGGGTTTTTGACGGGTTGGCAAACGCAATATTCAAACTCTTCAAAATCTCAACCGTTCGTCAGGAGCAGCTGACCTCGGAAGATATTTATGCCGTCGTTGATGCTGGTGCGCAAGCTGGTGTGTTGAAAGAGCAGGAACACTATCTGATTGAAAACATTTTTGATATGCAGGAGCGCACGGTGACTTCCACCATGAGCACGCGCGAATACATCGCCTATTTCGATAAACACGACGACAGCGATACCGTGTTGGAAATGATGTCGGACAAACCGCACAACAAATTCCTCGTATGCGACGGCGACTTGGAACGCGTCATCGGCTATATCGAATCGCATACGCTGCTGACCTTATTTTTAAAAGAAAAAGATGTCCGACTGACCGACAAGCGTGTGTTGCGTAAAGCCTTGTTCATCCCCGACACGCTGTCGCTTTACGATGTCTTAGAAACCTTCAAAACTTCCGGCGAAGACTTTGCCGTAGTGGTGAACGAATACGCGCTGGTGGTCGGCGTGGTAACGCTGAAAGATGTGATGAGCATTGTGATGGGCGAGCTGGTCAATACCGAAGAAGAGCCGCAAATTATCCGCCGTACCGAAGACACATGGTTGGTGGATGGCGCCACGCCGCTTACCGATGTCATGCGTGCGCTGGATATTGAAGAGTTTCCCAATTCGGAAAACTACGAAACCATCGCCGGCTTTATGATGTATTCCCTGCGCAAAATCCCGAAGCGTACGGATTTTCTGGTTTATGCCGGTTATAAGTTTGAAATCATTGATACCGAAAACTTGAAAATTGACCAACTTTTGGTTTCTAAACAAGGAAATATGGTGGGGAAAATATAA
- a CDS encoding low molecular weight protein tyrosine phosphatase family protein, with the protein MNLMLNGLINSKDTFSIQSRWFSQGGYFPPFLIFMNALFICSRNQWRSPTAETVFRRYPNVQARSAGTSPNARHTVSIDDIAWADKIFVMEQKHKSRLLAQFPRALQYKEMIVLDIPDNYRYMDEELIEILKESVVPYLSR; encoded by the coding sequence ATGAATTTGATGCTGAATGGTTTGATTAACTCAAAAGATACATTTTCGATTCAATCGAGATGGTTTTCACAAGGCGGATATTTTCCGCCTTTTTTAATTTTTATGAATGCACTTTTTATTTGTAGTCGTAACCAATGGCGCAGTCCTACCGCTGAAACCGTATTTCGACGTTATCCAAATGTACAGGCACGTTCTGCGGGGACTAGCCCCAATGCGCGGCATACTGTTTCCATAGACGACATCGCATGGGCGGATAAGATTTTCGTAATGGAACAAAAACATAAGAGCCGTCTGCTGGCACAGTTTCCCCGTGCTTTGCAATATAAGGAAATGATTGTTTTAGATATTCCTGATAATTACAGATACATGGATGAAGAGTTAATAGAAATATTGAAGGAAAGTGTCGTGCCTTATCTGTCTAGATAA
- a CDS encoding replication-associated recombination protein A translates to MSDLFARQPEAPLAERLRPHSLDDVIGQQHLIGEGKPLRVAVEGGKPHSMLLWGPPGVGKTTLARILAQSFNAQFLPVSAVFSGVKDIREAIEKAEIALQQGRATILFVDEVHRFNKAQQDAFLPYVESGLLTFIGATTENPSFEVNPALLSRAQVYVLQSLSSDDLKKLITKVLALPEYQDFTIEADAQELLVNTADGDARRLLNLIEQLLRAADTRRLKTLTAEFLADSLGAQIRRFDKGGESFYNQISALHKSVRGSHPNAALYWFCRMLDGGTDPRYLARRIVRMAWEDIGLADPRALTIANDAAATYERLGSPEGELALAQAVLYLAAAAKSNAGYKAYNQMRRFVKENASDEVPVHLRNAPTKLMKELGYGREYRYAHDEPNAYAAGESYMPDGLDEPDFYQPVPRGLEIKIGEKLKWLKSLDEEALDD, encoded by the coding sequence ATGTCCGACCTTTTCGCCCGCCAACCCGAAGCCCCTTTAGCCGAACGCTTGCGCCCGCATTCTTTAGATGATGTCATTGGGCAGCAGCACTTAATCGGCGAAGGTAAACCTTTGCGCGTGGCGGTGGAAGGCGGGAAGCCGCATTCTATGTTGCTGTGGGGACCGCCGGGCGTAGGTAAAACCACGCTGGCACGGATTTTGGCGCAGAGTTTCAATGCCCAGTTTCTGCCGGTTTCCGCCGTATTTTCCGGCGTAAAAGACATACGTGAGGCAATTGAGAAAGCTGAAATTGCCTTGCAGCAAGGGCGTGCGACGATTTTGTTTGTTGACGAGGTACACCGCTTCAACAAAGCGCAGCAGGACGCATTTTTGCCTTATGTCGAAAGTGGTTTATTAACCTTTATCGGTGCTACCACGGAAAACCCGTCATTTGAAGTCAATCCGGCTTTACTTAGCAGGGCGCAGGTGTATGTCTTGCAATCCTTGTCTTCAGACGACCTGAAGAAGCTGATTACCAAAGTATTGGCTTTGCCCGAATACCAAGATTTTACGATTGAAGCGGATGCGCAAGAATTGCTCGTGAATACCGCCGATGGCGATGCACGCAGATTGTTGAACTTGATCGAGCAGCTTTTACGTGCTGCCGATACACGCCGTCTGAAAACCCTAACCGCTGAATTTCTTGCCGATAGTTTGGGGGCGCAAATCCGTCGTTTTGATAAGGGTGGCGAGAGTTTCTACAACCAAATTTCTGCGCTACACAAATCCGTGCGCGGTTCGCATCCCAATGCGGCATTGTATTGGTTCTGCCGTATGCTTGACGGTGGCACCGACCCGCGCTATCTCGCCCGTCGCATTGTCCGCATGGCATGGGAAGACATCGGTTTAGCCGATCCGCGTGCCTTAACGATTGCCAATGATGCCGCAGCGACTTATGAGCGCTTAGGCTCGCCAGAAGGGGAACTCGCACTGGCGCAAGCCGTGTTATACCTTGCTGCCGCCGCGAAATCCAACGCGGGCTACAAGGCATACAACCAAATGCGCCGCTTCGTTAAAGAAAACGCCAGCGACGAAGTACCCGTCCACCTGCGCAACGCCCCGACCAAGTTGATGAAAGAATTGGGCTACGGACGCGAATACCGTTACGCCCACGACGAACCAAATGCCTACGCCGCTGGCGAAAGCTATATGCCCGACGGCTTGGATGAACCCGATTTCTATCAACCTGTCCCGCGCGGGCTGGAAATCAAAATTGGCGAAAAGCTGAAATGGTTGAAATCCTTGGATGAAGAGGCGCTGGATGATTAA
- a CDS encoding RNA ligase family protein, protein MTTDEPQKYARSLHAPISLGTTSDDRFMPRGFLSYFASLPKLVLTEKLDGQNNCFAAHGLYARSHAAPTQHPWDKPLLQRWQQIKDDLGDLELFGENMYGIHSIAYSQLESYFYLFAVRRGGHWLSWEEVKFYAQLFDFPTVPEIPIVQSLADFTQKYANEDIALAQWLAANLGEPWTDSVQTAGKLGGYDPNTGEACSEGFVIRNAADFATNNGKLPVQSNEFDNLFKLVRAKHVKTDVHWTKTWKPARLIDYDKYHWQSWQFQTA, encoded by the coding sequence ATGACGACTGACGAACCTCAAAAATACGCCCGCAGCCTGCACGCGCCCATCAGCCTCGGCACGACTTCAGACGACCGCTTTATGCCGCGCGGCTTTCTTTCATATTTTGCCTCACTGCCGAAATTGGTTTTAACCGAAAAATTAGATGGGCAAAACAACTGCTTTGCCGCACACGGCCTCTATGCCCGTAGCCATGCTGCACCTACTCAGCATCCGTGGGATAAACCTTTGCTGCAACGATGGCAGCAAATTAAAGATGATTTAGGCGATCTCGAACTTTTTGGCGAGAATATGTATGGTATTCATTCGATTGCCTATTCGCAATTGGAAAGCTATTTTTACCTGTTTGCAGTCCGCCGTGGCGGACATTGGCTTTCATGGGAAGAGGTTAAATTTTATGCGCAGCTGTTTGATTTTCCGACTGTGCCAGAAATCCCCATTGTCCAGTCGCTTGCGGATTTCACTCAAAAATACGCCAATGAAGATATTGCTTTAGCGCAATGGCTTGCTGCTAATTTGGGAGAGCCGTGGACGGACAGCGTACAAACTGCCGGCAAGCTTGGCGGCTACGATCCGAACACAGGAGAGGCATGCAGTGAAGGTTTTGTTATCCGGAACGCCGCTGATTTTGCCACCAACAACGGCAAACTGCCTGTTCAATCCAATGAATTCGACAATCTTTTCAAATTGGTGCGAGCCAAACATGTTAAAACCGACGTTCATTGGACGAAAACTTGGAAGCCTGCCCGTCTTATCGATTACGACAAATACCATTGGCAAAGCTGGCAGTTTCAGACGGCCTGA
- a CDS encoding AAA family ATPase — MWTFPYYIPGQLPDWQALERRFSWFADMKDVPQDPEWHAEGDVFTHTKMVCEALLQLPEFQALDEQEQHILFAAAILHDVEKRSTTKREIENGKERIVSPHHAKKGEHTARTLLYTELAAPFAVREAIAKLVRLHGLPLWAINKPNPDRAVIAASLQVNTAHLAMLAKADVLGRICCDQQDILLRVDLFRELCEENACWGKARTFASDYGRYLYLNGRSEMPDYQPFDDQTFEVYAMCAIAGSGKDSYIRQHLAHLPMLSLDEIRRERKLNPADSKHTAEAVRLGKEQAKEYLRARTSFVFNATNLNRDLRSKWLPMFADYGARVHLIYLEVPYTQLLSQNRNREHSVPNDVLHRMIEKLEIPDYSEAHTVDFVVSS, encoded by the coding sequence ATGTGGACATTCCCATATTACATACCCGGTCAACTTCCTGATTGGCAAGCCTTAGAACGTCGTTTCAGCTGGTTTGCCGATATGAAGGACGTTCCGCAAGACCCTGAGTGGCATGCCGAAGGCGATGTATTTACGCATACCAAAATGGTGTGCGAAGCCCTTTTACAACTGCCCGAGTTTCAAGCGCTTGATGAGCAGGAGCAACATATTCTGTTTGCTGCCGCCATACTGCATGATGTGGAAAAACGCAGTACGACCAAGCGTGAAATAGAAAACGGTAAAGAGCGTATCGTTTCGCCGCATCACGCAAAAAAAGGCGAGCATACTGCCCGTACTTTACTGTATACCGAACTTGCCGCTCCATTTGCCGTAAGAGAAGCAATCGCCAAACTTGTGCGCTTGCACGGATTGCCTTTATGGGCAATTAACAAGCCTAATCCTGATCGAGCTGTCATAGCGGCCAGTTTGCAGGTTAACACTGCACATCTTGCCATGCTGGCTAAAGCCGATGTCCTGGGTCGTATATGTTGCGACCAACAGGATATTTTGCTGCGCGTTGATTTGTTTCGTGAACTCTGTGAAGAAAATGCTTGTTGGGGTAAGGCACGTACGTTCGCCAGCGATTACGGACGCTATCTCTATCTTAACGGCCGTAGCGAAATGCCGGATTATCAGCCATTTGATGATCAGACCTTTGAGGTGTACGCCATGTGCGCCATAGCAGGTAGCGGCAAAGACAGCTACATCAGGCAACATCTTGCCCATTTACCTATGCTGTCGCTCGATGAGATTCGCCGTGAGCGTAAACTCAATCCCGCAGATTCCAAACATACCGCCGAAGCAGTGCGTTTGGGTAAAGAGCAGGCAAAAGAATACCTGCGAGCCCGTACGTCATTTGTCTTCAATGCGACCAATCTCAACCGCGACTTGCGCAGTAAATGGCTGCCGATGTTTGCCGATTACGGCGCACGTGTGCATCTCATTTATTTGGAAGTGCCTTACACGCAATTACTATCGCAAAACCGTAACCGCGAACATTCTGTTCCGAATGATGTGTTGCACCGCATGATAGAAAAGCTGGAAATCCCTGATTACAGTGAAGCGCATACGGTAGATTTTGTGGTCTCTTCTTAA
- the thrC gene encoding threonine synthase yields MKYISTRGATARKQFSEVLLMGLAPDGGLMLPEQYPQIDRATLDQWRTLSYPELAFEVMSLFATDIPADDLRDIINRTYTEEVFGTKAITPVRTLSDGIKIQALSNGPTLAFKDMAMQFLGNAFEYVLNKEGKELNILGATSGDTGSAAEYALRGKKGVNVFMLSPEGKMSAFQRAQMFSLQDANIHNIAVEGMFDDCQDIVKAVQNDAEFKAKYHIGTVNSINWGRIVAQVVYYFAGYFNATSSNDEKVSFCVPSGNFGNVCAGHIARQMGLPIHRLIVATNENDVLDEFFKTGAYRPRNSEHTHVTSSPSMDISKASNFERFVFDLMDRDADEIKTLWAEVGSGKGFNLEFVLNKVHQQYGFVSGKSTHANRLATIKQVYEQDHELIDPHTADGVKVAREVREAGETIVCLETALAAKFEATIHEAVGEVSIPRPAALEGLENLPQRVRVVPNNATAVKDIIKEALA; encoded by the coding sequence ATGAAATACATCAGCACCCGCGGTGCAACCGCACGCAAGCAATTCAGCGAAGTTTTATTGATGGGTTTGGCTCCTGACGGCGGTTTGATGCTGCCTGAGCAATACCCTCAAATCGACCGTGCTACTTTAGACCAATGGCGCACACTCAGCTATCCAGAGCTGGCGTTTGAAGTCATGAGCCTGTTTGCCACCGACATCCCTGCTGATGATTTACGCGATATCATCAACCGTACCTACACCGAAGAAGTATTCGGTACCAAAGCCATTACTCCGGTGCGCACACTTTCAGACGGCATCAAAATCCAAGCTCTGTCCAACGGCCCGACTTTGGCATTCAAAGACATGGCCATGCAATTCTTGGGCAATGCGTTTGAATATGTATTGAACAAAGAAGGCAAAGAACTCAATATTTTAGGCGCCACCAGCGGCGACACCGGCTCTGCCGCCGAATATGCCCTGCGCGGAAAAAAAGGCGTCAATGTCTTCATGCTGTCTCCGGAAGGCAAAATGAGTGCATTCCAACGTGCACAAATGTTCAGCCTGCAAGATGCCAACATCCACAACATCGCTGTTGAAGGCATGTTTGACGACTGCCAAGACATCGTCAAAGCCGTACAAAACGATGCCGAATTCAAAGCCAAATACCACATCGGCACAGTCAACTCTATTAACTGGGGCCGTATCGTCGCCCAAGTCGTGTATTACTTTGCCGGTTATTTCAATGCCACTTCGAGCAATGACGAAAAAGTCAGCTTCTGCGTACCAAGCGGCAACTTTGGCAATGTCTGCGCCGGTCATATCGCCCGTCAAATGGGCCTACCCATCCACCGCTTGATTGTCGCCACTAACGAAAACGACGTATTGGACGAATTTTTCAAAACCGGTGCATACCGCCCGCGCAACAGCGAACACACCCACGTTACTTCCAGCCCGTCTATGGATATTTCCAAAGCCTCCAACTTCGAGCGTTTTGTGTTTGACCTGATGGACCGCGATGCAGACGAAATCAAAACCTTATGGGCGGAAGTAGGTTCCGGCAAAGGTTTCAATTTGGAATTTGTCTTAAACAAAGTACATCAACAATATGGCTTTGTTTCCGGCAAATCGACCCATGCCAACCGCCTTGCCACCATCAAACAGGTTTACGAGCAAGATCATGAACTGATTGATCCGCATACAGCTGATGGTGTCAAAGTAGCGCGTGAAGTCCGCGAAGCCGGCGAAACCATCGTCTGCCTCGAAACCGCACTGGCCGCCAAATTTGAAGCCACCATCCATGAGGCTGTCGGCGAAGTTTCCATCCCTCGTCCGGCCGCATTGGAAGGCTTGGAAAACCTGCCGCAACGTGTCCGTGTTGTCCCTAATAATGCAACAGCAGTGAAAGACATCATTAAGGAAGCCCTGGCTTAA